The following coding sequences lie in one Vanacampus margaritifer isolate UIUO_Vmar chromosome 16, RoL_Vmar_1.0, whole genome shotgun sequence genomic window:
- the coa4 gene encoding cytochrome c oxidase assembly factor 4 homolog, mitochondrial, protein MATPSPHDRSKKKTWSDPSDEEEAEDPVERMISRTGCAELHEALQDCMAEHRDWRACQSHVGAFQKCMSAHHKARQEHLSQGQRT, encoded by the coding sequence ATGGCGACACCTTCTCCTCACGACCGAAGCAAGAAGAAGACGTGGTCGGACCCCAGTGACGAGGAGGAAGCCGAAGACCCCGTGGAGCGAATGATCTCCCGCACGGGCTGCGCCGAGCTGCACGAGGCCTTGCAGGACTGCATGGCCGAGCATCGGGACTGGCGAGCGTGCCAGAGCCACGTGGGGGCCTTCCAAAAATGCATGAGCGCCCACCACAAGGCACGGCAGGAACACTTGAGCCAGGGGCAGCGGACCTGA
- the LOC144035846 gene encoding olfactory receptor 1E16-like, which translates to MNLFNPAEDENVSMVHPEYFIISGLSGVLHIKLYYVFLFLVYVLSVLANGAVMAVICLDRRLRTPKYVAVFNLAFVDLFGSSALVPKLLDVFLLGHRRIPFRSCLAFLFFCYTCLSMQSFNLVALAYDRLLAIIFPLHYQVKMTQRFMFSLISAFWLLVAALVALATGLLTRLSFCQSVVIHSYFCDHGQIYRLACNSHFPNYVVSCVYPPLIFWMPLAFILLSYAAIGCTLAKVAAVQERLKALRTCAAHLSLVAIYFAPLLVTFTLMDNIHPDGRIVNLSLTSVFPPVLNPVIYTLQTQEIKDSMRRLLGSARRAKRAKIWPGRH; encoded by the exons ATGAACCTGTTCAATCCGGCGGAGGACGAGAACGTGTCCATGGTGCATCCCGAGTACTTCATCATCAGCGGGCTGTCGGGGGTCCTGCACATCAAGCTGTACTACGTCTTCCTCTTCCTGGTCTACGTGCTGTCCGTGCTGGCCAACGGCGCCGTGATGGCCGTCATCTGCCTGGACCGCCGGCTGCGGACCCCCAAGTACGTGGCGGTCTTCAACCTGGCCTTCGTGGACCTGTTTGGGAGCTCGGCGCTGGTCCCCAAACTGCTGGACGTGTTCCTGCTGGGCCACCGCCGCATTCCCTTCCGCAGCTGCCTGGCCTTCCTCTTCTTCTGCTACACCTGCTTGTCCATGCAGTCCTTCAATTTGGTGGCGCTGGCCTACGACCGCCTCCTGGCCATCATTTTCCCGCTGCACTACCAG GTGAAGATGACGCAGCGCTTCATGTTCTCGCTGATCTCGGCCTTCTGGCTGCTGGTGGCGGCCCTGGTGGCGCTGGCCACGGGCCTGCTGACCCGCCTGTCCTTCTGCCAGTCGGTGGTGATCCACAGCTACTTCTGCGACCACGGCCAGATCTACCGGCTGGCGTGCAACAGCCACTTCCCCAACTACGTGGTGAGCTGCGTGTACCCGCCGCTCATCTTCTGGATGCCGCTGGCCTTCATCCTGCTCAGCTACGCCGCCATCGGCTGCACGCTGGCCAAGGTGGCCGCCGTCCAGGAGCGCCTCAAGGCCCTTCGCACCTGCGCCGCCCACCTGTCGCTGGTGGCCATCTACTTCGCGCCGCTGCTCGTCACCTTCACGCTGATGGACAACATCCACCCGGACGGACGCATCGTCAACCTGTCGCTCACCTCCGTCTTCCCGCCCGTGCTCAACCCCGTCATCTACACGCTGCAGACGCAGGAGATCAAAGATTCGATGAGAAGGCTGCTGGGCAGCGCGCGACGCGCCAAACGCGCCAAGATATGGCCGGGAAGACACTGA